From a region of the Syngnathus typhle isolate RoL2023-S1 ecotype Sweden linkage group LG12, RoL_Styp_1.0, whole genome shotgun sequence genome:
- the LOC133163923 gene encoding histone H2B 1/2-like — MPDIAKPAAKKGSKKAVTKATPKGGKKKRKARKQSYAIYVYKVLKQVHPDTGISSKAMSIMNSFVNDIFERIASEASRLALYNKRSTITSREIQTAVRLLLPGELAKHAVSEGTKAVTKYTSSK; from the coding sequence ATGCCTGACATTGCGAAACCCGCTGCCAAGAAAGGCTCCAAGAAAGCCGTGACCAAAGCCACTCCCAAGGGTGGCAAGAAGAAGCGAAAGGCAAGGAAGCAGAGCTATGCCATCTACGTGTACAAGGTATTGAAGCAGGTCCATCCCGACACCGGGATCTCCTCCAAGGCGATGAGCATCATGAACTCCTTCGTCAACGATATCTTCGAGCGCATCGCTTCAGAGGCGTCTCGCCTGGCGCTCTACAACAAGCGTTCTACTATCACATCCAGGGAGATCCAGACCGCCGTGCGTCTCTTGCTTCCTGGTGAGCTGGCCAAGCACGCTGTGTCTGAGGGCACCAAGGCAGTCACCAAGTACACTAGCTCCAAGTAA
- the LOC133163922 gene encoding histone H2A-like — protein MSGRGKAGKTRAKAKSRSSRAGLQFPVGRVHRLLRKGNYAQRVGAGAPVYLAAVLEYLTAEILELAGNAARDNKKTRIIPRHLQLAVRNDEELNKLLGRVTIAQGGVLPNIQAVLLPKKTEKAAKAK, from the coding sequence ATGTCTGGGCGTGGCAAAGCAGGTAAGACCAGAGCAAAGGCGAAGAGTCGCTCTTCCCGTGCTGGTCTTCAGTTTCCAGTCGGTCGTGTCCACAGACTGCTCCGCAAGGGAAACTATGCTCAACGTGTGGGTGCTGGCGCCCCAGTCTACCTGGCGGCCGTGCTCGAGTACCTGACCGCCGAGATCCTGGAGTTGGCTGGAAACGCGGCTCGCGACAACAAGAAGACCAGAATCATCCCACGTCACCTGCAGCTGGCCGTCCGCAATGATGAAGAGCTCAACAAACTTTTGGGCAGAGTCACCATCGCTCAGGGCGGCGTGTTGCCTAATATCCAGGCAGTTTTGTTGCCCAAGAAAACCGAGAAGGCGGCTAAAGCCAAGTAA
- the LOC133163924 gene encoding histone H4 produces the protein MSGRGKGGKGLGKGGAKRHRKVLRDNIQGITKPAIRRLARRGGVKRISGLIYEETRGVLKVFLENVIRDAVTYTEHAKRKTVTAMDVVYALKRQGRTLYGFGG, from the coding sequence ATGTCTGGCAGAGGCAAAGGCGGCAAAGGGCTCGGAAAAGGAGGCGCCAAGCGTCATCGCAAGGTTCTCCGTGATAACATCCAGGGTATCACCAAGCCCGCAATCCGTCGCCTGGCCCGCCGTGGCGGTGTCAAGCGTATTTCAGGTCTTATCTACGAGGAAACTCGTGGTGTTCTTAAGGTGTTTCTGGAGAACGTCATCCGTGATGCAGTCACCTACACTGAGCACGCAAAGAGGAAGACCGTCACAGCCATGGACGTCGTGTATGCCCTGAAGAGACAGGGACGCACTCTGTACGGCTTCGGCGGATAA
- the LOC133163918 gene encoding histone H3-like, which translates to MARTKQTARKSTGGKAPRKQLATKAARKSAPATGGVKKPHRYRPGTVALREIRRYQKSTELLIRKLPFQRLVREIAQDFKTDLRFQSSAVMALQESSEAYLVGLFEDTNLCAIHAKRVTIMPKDIQLARRIRGERA; encoded by the coding sequence ATGGCAAGAACCAAGCAGACAGCACGTAAATCCACCGGCGGTAAAGCCCCCAGGAAGCAGCTGGCTACCAAGGCTGCGCGTAAAAGCGCCCCTGCAACCGGCGGCGTCAAGAAACCTCATCGCTACAGGCCCGGCACCGTGGCTCTCCGCGAGATCCGCCGTTACCAGAAGTCCACCGAACTCCTCATTCGCAAGCTCCCCTTCCAGCGTTTAGTCAGGGAGATCGCTCAGGACTTCAAAACCGATCTGCGCTTCCAAAGCTCCGCAGTCATGGCGCTGCAAGAGTCAAGCGAGGCGTACCTGGTTGGATTGTTCGAGGACACCAATTTGTGTGCCATCCACGCCAAGAGGGTCACCATCATGCCCAAAGACATCCAGTTGGCACGTCGCATCCGCGGGGAAAGAGCTTAA
- the LOC133163903 gene encoding ceramide transfer protein-like, whose translation MSDNQSWNSSGSEEDSEPREETGNLVGVGVFGGVLSKWTNYIHGWQDRWVVLKNNTLSYYKSQDETEYGCRGSLCLSKAVITPHEFDECRLDISVNDSVWYLRAQDPERRRFWIDSIEQHRADPGYGSESSLRRHGSMLSLTSATSIYSATSTSSFKKGHSLTEKLAEMETFRDILCRQVDTLQRYFDGCADGVSRDELQRDKIMEDDEDDFPSTRTDGEFLHNNSAKDKPYQCPNPKGVNGIDFKGEAITFKATTAGILATLSHCIDLMVKREDSWQKRLDKEMEKRRRIEDSYKSALNELKKKSHFGGPDYEEGPNSLINEEEFFDAVEAALDRQDKIEQCQTEKTRMQRSSPLPPPDIFSSSGSHRLSEQVEEMVQSHMTYSLQDVGGDANWQLVVEEGEMKVYRREVEENGIVLDPLKATHSVKGVTGHEVCHYFWDTAYRNDWETTIENFNIVETLSENAVIVYQTHKRVWPASQRDVLYLSAMRKIVASNENDPDTWLVCNFSVDHHDAQPSSRCVRAKINIAMICQTLVSPPEGDKEISRDNVLCKITYVANVNPGGWAPATVLRAVAKREYPKFLKRFTSYVQEKTAGKPILF comes from the exons ATGTCGGACAACCAGAGTTGGAACTCTTCTGGTTCCGAAGAGGATTCGGAGCCCAGAGAGGAGACGGGGAACTTGGTGGGCGTCGGCGTGTTCGGCGGGGTACTCAGCAAG TGGACCAACTACATCCACGGATGGCAGGACCGCTGGGTAGTGCTGAAGAACAACACGCTCAGCTACTACAAGTCGCAAGATGAGACCGAGTATGGTTGCCGTGGCTCGTTATGCCTCAGCAAGGCAGTTATCACG CCCCACGAGTTTGACGAGTGCAGGCTGGACATCAGCGTCAACGACAGCGTGTGGTACCTGAGGGCCCAGGACCCCGAGCGCCGGCGCTTCTGGATCGACTCCATCGAGCAGCACAGG GCCGATCCGGGCTACGGTTCCGAGTCCAGCCTGCGGCGACATGGCTCCATGCTGTCGCTCACTTCGGCCACCAGCATCTACTCGGCCACCTCTACCTCATCCTTCAAG AAGGGCCACAGCTTGACGGAGAAACTGGCGGAGATGGAGACCTTCCGAGACATCCTGTGTCGGCAGGTGGACACGCTGCAGCGATACTTTGATGGCTGTGCCGACGGCGTGTCCAGGGACGAACTACAGAGGGACAAGA tcatGGAGGACGATGAGGACGATTTTCCCAGCACTCGCACCGACGGAGAGTTTCTTCACAACAACAGCGCCAAAGACAAAC CGTACCAGTGCCCCAATCCCAAGGGAGTGAACGGCATCGACTTTAAAGGCGAGGCCATCACGTTCAAAGCCACCACCGCCGGAATCCTGGCCACCCTTTCGCACTGCATCGACCTGATGGTCAAGAGAGAGGACAGCTGGcagaagaggctggacaag GAGATGGAAAAAAGACGAAGAAtcgaggacagctacaagtcgGCCCTCAACGAGTTGAAGAAGAAGTCCCACTTTGGTGGCCCTGATTATGAG GAGGGTCCGAACAGCCTCATCAACGAGGAGGAGTTCTTCGACGCAGTTGAAGCCGCTCTTGACCGACAGGACAAAATCGAACAG tgtCAGACGGAGAAGACCAGAATGCAGAGATCTAGTCCACTTCCACCACCAGACATCTTCTCCAGCTCGGGCTCTCACAGATTATCTGAGCAg GTGGAGGAGATGGTGCAGAGTCACATGACCTACTCGCTTCAAGACGTCGGCGGTGATGCAAACTGGCAGCTGGTAGTGGAAGAAGGAGAGATGAAG GTGTACAGGAGGGAAGTGGAGGAGAATGGCATTGTGCTGGACCCGCTGAAGGCCACGCACTCTGTAAAGGGCGTGACGGGACATGAGGTGTGCCACTACTTTTGGGACACAGCCTACCGCAACGACTGGGAGA CCACCATCGAGAACTTCAACATTGTGGAAACGCTGTCGGAGAACGCCGTCATTGTCTACCAGACGCACAAG AGGGTTTGGCCTGCCTCCCAGCGTGACGTTCTGTACCTGTCGGCCATGCGCAAGATAGTGGCAAGCAACGAGAACGACCCCGATACGTGGCTGGTGTGCAACTTTTCCGTGGACCACCACGACGCGCAG ccaaGCAGCCGCTGCGTACGAGCCAAGATCAACATCGCCATGATCTGCCAGACCCTGGTCAGTCCACCAGAGGGCGACAAGGAGATCAGCAGAGACAATGTGCTTTGTAAAATCACATATGTAGCCAATG TGAATCCCGGAGGCTGGGCGCCAGCCACGGTGCTGCGGGCAGTGGCCAAGAGAGAGTACCCCAAGTTCCTGAAGCGCTTCACCTCCTACGTGCAGGAGAAGACCGCTGGCAAGCCCATCTTGTTCTGA